From Fusarium fujikuroi IMI 58289 draft genome, chromosome FFUJ_chr07, a single genomic window includes:
- a CDS encoding related to KP4 killer toxin — protein sequence MQLTALLATALLAAGQAAAGINCKGSSQCAGGTQGEYTSSFVNLARGLDPNRWYYNGQHIMCTQHLCAFLQNTGGMPGSSIKTLISDLDAHGCNKCGSIPVFWPQDNDEKSHGILTINYVSSPKCNWAIC from the coding sequence ATGCAACTCACCGCCCTACTCGCCACCGCCCTCCTAGCAGCTGGGCAGGCAGCTGCTGGTATCAACTGCAAGGGCAGCAGCCAATGTGCTGGCGGAACACAGGGAGAATACACTTCCAGTTTTGTAAACTTGGCCAGGGGCCTCGATCCTAACCGCTGGTACTACAACGGGCAGCACATCATGTGTACCCAGCATCTTTGCGCCTTCCTGCAGAACACAGGAGGAATGCCTGGCTCGAGCATCAAGACACTTATCTCGGACCTTGATGCCCATGGCTGCAACAAATGCGGCAGCATTCCGGTCTTCTGGCCGCAGGATAACGACGAGAAGAGCCATGGCATCCTTACTATCAACTATGTCTCCAGCCCTAAGTGCAACTGGGCTATTTGTTAA